One stretch of Miscanthus floridulus cultivar M001 chromosome 18, ASM1932011v1, whole genome shotgun sequence DNA includes these proteins:
- the LOC136519745 gene encoding uncharacterized protein, whose product MANVVVLLADPWDRSDVTMGVLQSLVDDGLLRPITDPSRPEWMAPGGEPEPRPRDGYVVSFVSFHERGFGLPVDRFMRALPHYYGVELHNFNPNSIAQAATFVTVCEGYLGIPPHWELWLHLFRATHTTRPTGMTGTRKATRTGGCTLQVRQDRLNLYIPAQLTSSNRRWYSSWFYLRNNDGGLPPYTGRVVEVQPEHWRYGVPSEEQHRLRQLLKALERLHDRGLTATVAMAAFHRRRVLPLMAWWRRLFEMTLDKPIDGIQMSAAPFSDEEVLRRVNEAVEGWQKIGGLSPFPMRPTPGYLSLVSRVWLQPPRPPCSSPWPEPLFVFVVFCRG is encoded by the coding sequence ATGGCCAACGTCGTGGTCCTCCTGGCGGACCCATGGGATCGGTCTGATGTGACCATGGGAGTgctgcagtcgcttgtcgacgacgGTCTCCTCCGCCCGATCACCGATCCCAGCAGGCCGGAGTGGATGGCTCCGGGAGGCgaaccagagccgaggcctcgcgatggctacgtcgtgagcttcgtgtccttccacgagcgtggtttTGGCCTCCcggtggatcggttcatgcgggcgctcccacattactatggcgtggagctccacaacttcaaccccaactccattgcgCAGGCGGCCACCttcgtcaccgtctgcgaggggtacctaggaatccctccccattgggagctgtggcttcacCTATTTCGGGCGACGCATACCACCAGGCCAACGGGTATgacgggcacgaggaaggcgacgaggaccggcggctgcactctccaagtgcgtcaggaccggctgaacctctacatcccagcccaacTCACGTCGTCCAATCGTCGCTGGTActccagctggttctacctccgcaacaacGACGGCGGGCTTCCTCCTTATACTGGGAGGGTAGTGGAGGTTCAGCCGGAGCACTGGCGGTATGGCGTCCCGAGCGAGGAGCAACACAGGCTGCGGCAACTGCTGAAGGCGCTGGAAAGGCTGCACGATCGTGGCCTTACGGCGACAGTGGCGATGGCGGCCTTccatcgccggagggtgctgccgctgatggcgtgGTGGCGACGTTTGTTCGAGATGACGCTGGACAAGCCGATTGACGGCATCCAGATGTCCGCCGCGCCCTTCTCCGACGAGGAGGTTCTGCGCCGGGTGAACGAGGCGGTCGAGGGGTGGCAGAAGATCGGCGGCCTAtccccgttcccgatgcgcccgacgCCGGGGTACCTTTCCCTGGTGAGTCGTGTGTGGCTGCAGCCTCCGAGGCCTCCTTGTTCCTCTCCTTGGCCTGAGCCCTTATTCGTATTCGTCGTTttttgcaggggatga